One genomic segment of Myxocyprinus asiaticus isolate MX2 ecotype Aquarium Trade chromosome 14, UBuf_Myxa_2, whole genome shotgun sequence includes these proteins:
- the pgls gene encoding 6-phosphogluconolactonase, whose translation MSGRRVVVFPSAAELGTTLAQLVSSRAEKALHDGGSSFSLGLSGGSLVTILSKELPAVANLDCSRWLIGFCDERLVPFNHPESTYGLYKNHLFDKINIPEERILAIDPSLPAKECADDYAGKLSKALSTEQIPVFDMLLLGMGPDGHTCSLFPDHPLLQETQRTVAPITDSPKPPPQRVTMTLPVVNAARCVVFVSTGGSKAPVLKEVLEGGEDHVLPAALVSPRQGELFWLLDEPAAASLTSQVERPGPGAKL comes from the exons ATGTCTGGACGAAGAGTGGTGGTTTTCCCCTCAGCGGCAGAGCTCGGGACCACTCTGGCCCAACTAGTGTCTTCTCGAGCTGAGAAAGCTCTTCACGATGGTGGAAGTTCCTTTTCTCTGGGCCTTTCAGGAGGGAGTTTGGTGACCATCCTCAGTAAGGAGCTGCCTGCTGTAGCAAACCTGGACTGCAGCAGGTGGCTCATTGGGTTCTGTGACGAGAGACTTGTTCCATTCAACCATCCAGAGAGCACTTACGGATTATATAAG AATCATCTGTTTGATAAAATCAACATTCCAGAAGAAAGAATCTTGGCAATAGATCCTTCTTTACCTGCAAAAGAATGTGCTGATGATTACGCTGGCAAACTCAGTAAG GCTTTAAGTACAGAGCAAATTCCGGTTTTTGACATGCTGTTGCTAGGCATGGGACCAGATGGACACACCTGCTCACTTTTTCCAGATCATCCTTTATTACAG GAAACCCAGAGGACAGTGGCTCCTATCACCGATTCTCCAAAACCACCCCCTCAACGTGTTACCATGACATTACCTGTGGTCAATGCTGCTCGGTGTGTAGTTTTTGTGTCAACTGGGGGCAGCAAAGCTCCAGTACTCAAA GAAGTATTGGAGGGTGGAGAAGACCATGTGCTTCCAGCAGCTCTTGTCTCACCCAGACAGGGAGAACTCTTCTGGCTATTGGATGAGCCAGCTGCTGCTTCCCTCACTTCTCAGGTGGAGAGGCCTGGTCCTGGGGCTAAACTCTGA